A single region of the Nicotiana sylvestris chromosome 6, ASM39365v2, whole genome shotgun sequence genome encodes:
- the LOC104248227 gene encoding dihydrolipoyllysine-residue succinyltransferase component of 2-oxoglutarate dehydrogenase complex 1, mitochondrial-like, whose amino-acid sequence MLGVLRRKASASCLGENLHVIRTAASTSRIPSAASEKIILIPRQCGRARNFSHRVLPGYSTNLRPERGAVANHHSSLTLQICSRPFCSNSGDLVDAVVPFMGESISDGTLAKFLKNPGDRVEVDEPIAQIETDKVTIDVTSPEAGVIQKFVAKEGDTVEPGYKVAIISKSGEGVESVDHVAPSEKPSEKEAPKPPSAVEEKKEEEMKPKVETTPVKEKSKETSPPPPKRSATEPQLPPKERERRVPMTRLRKRVATRLKDSQNTFALLTTFNEVDMTNLMKLRSDYKDAFVEKHGVKLGLMSGFVKAAVSALQNQPIVNAVIDGDDIIYRDYVDISIAVGTPKGLVVPVLRNAEKMNFAEIEKTINGLAKKATNGTISIDEMAGGSFTISNGGVYGSLLSTPIINPPQSAILGMHSIVNRPMVVGGNVVSRPMMYIALTYDHRLIDGREAVYFLRRIKDVVEDPRRLLLDV is encoded by the exons ATAATACTTATTCCTAGACAATGTGGTCGTGCTCGGAATTTCAGTCACCGTGTTTTACCTG GATACTCAACGAACTTGAGGCCAGAAAG GGGAGCTGTGGCCAATCATCACTCAAGTCTCACGCTACAGATTTGCAGCAGGCCTTTTTGTTCAAATAGTG GCGATCTGGTTGATGCTGTTGTTCCTTTTATGGGCGAATCCATAAGTGACGGCACACTGGCTAAATTCCTGAAGA ATCCCGGTGACAGAGTAGAAGTTGACGAGCCTATTGCTCAGATTGAAACCGATAAG GTGACAATTGATGTTACTAGTCCTGAAGCCGGTGTAATCCAAAAG TTTGTAGCTAAGGAAGGAGACACTGTGGAACCAGGCTATAAGGTTGCTATTATTTCAAAATCTGGTGAGGGTGTAGAAAGTGTAGATCATGTTGCTCCATCTGAGAAGCCATCTGAAAAAGAAGCTCCGAAGCCACCTTCTGCTGTTGAAGAGAAAAAAGAGGAAGAGATGAAACCTAAAGTTGAGACAACTCCTGTCAAGGAGAAGTCTAAGGAAACTTCACCACCTCCTCCTAAGCGCTCTGCTACAGAACCCCAACTTCCCCCTAAAGAGCGGGAAAGACGA GTTCCCATGACGAGGCTCAGGAAAAGAGTTGCTACCCGCTTGAAAGATTCTCAGAACACATTTGCATTGTTGACTACATTCAATGAAGTTGATAT GACAAATTTGATGAAGCTCCGATCTGATTACAAAGATGCATTTGTTGAAAAGCACGGAGTGAAGTTAGGACTGATGTCTGGATTTGTGAAA GCAGCAGTTAGTGCACTCCAGAATCAACCTATAGTTAATGCAGTTATTGATGGCGATGATATCATATATCGGGACTATGTAGACATCAGTATAGCTGTTGGTACCCCAAAG GGTCTGGTCGTCCCTGTTCTCCGCAATGCTGAGAAGATGAATTTTGCTGAGATAGAGAAGACAATAAACGGACTCGCTAAGAAGGCAACTAATGGGACCATCTCAATTGATGAAATGGCTGGAGGGTCATTCACAATATCCAATGGTGGTGTGTATGGAAGTCTTCTAAGTACCCCTATCATAAATCCTCCTCAG TCGGCTATTTTGGGAATGCACTCAATTGTGAATCGCCCAATGGTTGTTGGAGGCAACGTTGTGTCAAGACCAATGATGTACATTGCGCTGACATATGACCATAGGCTGATTGATGGAAGAGAGGCAGTGTACTTTCTGAGAAGGATTAAAGATGTGGTTGAAGATCCACGTCGCCTACTCCTTGATGTTTGA
- the LOC104248228 gene encoding uncharacterized protein, with protein sequence MALDRSKQGRGPVIVKSAGGTLFVVLVSILFNVTIIQNRATESGTVNPTDQVLLANHLLEASLLGFSLFLALVIDRLHYYIKELRLLRKTLEAEKKTKQSREVENVTPKSPTKST encoded by the exons ATGGCATTGGATAGATCAAAACAAGGGAGGGGACCTGTCATAGTAAAGAGTGCTGGTGGAACCTTATTTGTGGTTTTAGTCTCAATCTTGTTCAATGTCACTATTATTCAGAACCGTGCCACGGAATCTGGCACTGTCAATCCAACTGATCAAGTTCTATTGGCTAATCACCTCCTAGAAGCGTCACTCTTGG GATTTTCATTGTTTCTTGCATTGGTCATAGATAGACTTCACTACTATATAAAAGAGCTGCGTCTGCTAAGGAAGACTTTGGAggcagaaaagaaaacaaaacagagCCGCGAGGTGGAAAATGTGACACCAAAAAGTCCGACCAAAAGTACATAG